TAATTTATATCTTCCATTTTACATATCATATAAAATAAAATATGATAATTATGCTAAGTAATAAAAGCTATTTTCTTCAAAACACCTTAAATTTAAAGGAGCTTATTCAAATGGATCATGTAGATAAACAAGTACTCTTCTATCTTCAAAAACAGGCGAGGATTTCAATGACTGAGCTAGGCAAAAGCGTTGGGTTATCCCAACCTGCCGTAACGGAACGAGTTAAGAGAATGGAAGAGAAGGGAATCATCGAAGAATATCACACCGTTATTTCTCCTGAAAAAATTGGGAAGCATGCGACTGCCTATATGCTTTTTCAAACTAGAGACTGCTTGGCATTTCTTGATTATGTCCATGCATCTCCCCATGTTGCTGAGTGCCACCGCATAAGCGGAGAACATAGTTATTTATTAAAAGTTGTAACAGAATCCACACGCACGCTCGAGGAGTTCAGCAATCAGTGCGATAAATATGGAACCTACACCATCTTGATTGTCATGTCTTCACCGATCGATCATAGTCTTCTCATTCGTTCTCTCGAAGAAGCCAATAGAGCGGACTAATTCCAAGCTGAACTTCCAAAATCATAATCAAGTTCTATATCAACGGACGTTTACAGATATAATAAGGGCCTTAGTCCGAAGAAACTCAGGACCAAGGCCACTTATCTCATTTTTTTACTGTGGAGAATTTCATTTTAATCAATTCCTACGGTCCGATGTCATACAGATCAGAGGTTTTAACTACATATGCTTAATTTTAGATAATCATCTAATCGGTAATCGGACTATGTTCTTGTCCATTTCGGCAATCGGTACAGGTTCTTGTCCTTGGCTCGGGACAAGAACCTGTACCGATAAATAAAAAAGCCGCTAAAATAGCGACTTTGAATGGAACAATGTTCTTGTCCCGTGACATCTCTCTGTGAGATCCCTAATACCTTACCTATCATAGCCTTTTCGTTTTAAATTAAACCTATGCTATCAACACTCAACTTGCTCCGTCAATTAACATTTATGTTAAATTCTTAAAAGAGCAGAAATTAGTTAATCTGCCCTTTTCTTTGAAAGTTATTGTTTGTTAATGAGATAGGATTCATTCGTTCATTGTATATCCCCCTCATCATTTCTAATTTAGTGTCCATGTAGAAATTCTTAAAGGGTAAGACCACCATCGGCTACGATAATGGAACCTGTCATATAACTTGATCCATCCGAAGCCAGGAATGCAACGACTTGAGCGAGTTCCTCTGGTTCAGCAAACCGTCCAATTCTCATATTAGGGAATTCTTCTGGCATATATTCATTGTCTTGCAACATTTGTGGAACAGCCGCTGTCAATGGTGTAGCTACACCACCAGGACAGATCGCGTTAACACGGATTCCTTTTCTGACGTATTCAAGCGCAGCTGCCTTGGTTAAACCGGCAACGCCGTGTTTGCTGGCTGTATAAGCGGCCAAGCTGTGTTCAGCGCGAATGGCTGTTGTAGATGCAGTATTAATGACATGACCGTATCCTTGTTCGTCCATCACTCGAAGTGCATGTTTCATTCCGAGGAATATGCCCTTCAGATTGACATCGATGATTCGATTGAAGTCTTCCAAGCTCATGCTATGGAAACTTTGGAACTGTTGGATGATTCCGGCGTTATTAAAAGCTACATCAATTTTTCCGTACGTATTAACAGCTTGCTGGATATAATTTTGAACATCATCTTCTTTGGAAACATCGGCTTGTACAAAAATGGCTTCGCCATCTTGCTCCTTTACCAGCTCCAGTGTCTCTTGTCCTGTTGCAGTATTATAATCGACCAGAACCAGCTTGGCTCCTCTGGCTGCCATCAGAATGGCGCTTGCTCTTCCTATTCCACTGCCTGCTCCTGTGATTGTAATGACTTTACCTGCCAGGGAATC
This window of the Paenibacillus marchantiae genome carries:
- a CDS encoding Lrp/AsnC family transcriptional regulator; translated protein: MDHVDKQVLFYLQKQARISMTELGKSVGLSQPAVTERVKRMEEKGIIEEYHTVISPEKIGKHATAYMLFQTRDCLAFLDYVHASPHVAECHRISGEHSYLLKVVTESTRTLEEFSNQCDKYGTYTILIVMSSPIDHSLLIRSLEEANRAD
- a CDS encoding SDR family NAD(P)-dependent oxidoreductase: MAGKVITITGAGSGIGRASAILMAARGAKLVLVDYNTATGQETLELVKEQDGEAIFVQADVSKEDDVQNYIQQAVNTYGKIDVAFNNAGIIQQFQSFHSMSLEDFNRIIDVNLKGIFLGMKHALRVMDEQGYGHVINTASTTAIRAEHSLAAYTASKHGVAGLTKAAALEYVRKGIRVNAICPGGVATPLTAAVPQMLQDNEYMPEEFPNMRIGRFAEPEELAQVVAFLASDGSSYMTGSIIVADGGLTL